A genomic region of uncultured Paludibaculum sp. contains the following coding sequences:
- a CDS encoding carboxypeptidase-like regulatory domain-containing protein, giving the protein MKRRVAIAIALLCLAALCAPAQEFRATISGHVFDASGGAVPSAKIQAVNTATNETSTATTDTSGSYTVPFLRPGVYKVTVTASGFKQSVKDDVTLQVARVLAVDFNLEVGAVTESVEVSADALTLETQTASRSGVVTTQQVAEMPLNARNPFMLGTMMPGVTFRGAAIWQRPFDNGAIAQWSVNGSRDSSTEFMMDGASNGGQMGSNNIAYVPVVDAVQEFTMQMNLYNAEYGRTGGGIMNVVLKSGTNTFHATGWEYMRRTQLDANTFQNNAIPASATNPSGGAPRPNHYLDQYGFQVEGPVYIPKLLPKDGRVKLFYMGTFENYREGTPNPLFVSWPTTDMRNGDFSKLTNASGQAITLYNPYDATLDASGNPVRKPFANNQIPASMMSPIAKAVTAYMPLPNQPTAAGNRYGTLNTYYPGYFDVDKFYNLILKFDWNFGDKHRAFFRHASNDRTEDRASNGIDNAPGTDGQQPFQRINDAYVADWVGTITPTFVLNARASYNRFIEKGFGRANEGFDVSKFGLPASLISQLPSPIYFGRWNFYNGNSGTTNIYNPLGRGQSNNFTNTYQLSFNATKISGKHTMKAGLDIRQINYLQQNTGDILQFNAYSGYTQKSWNQADSTSGDPYATFLLGIPEGNSNYPLFPWWKQIYAAPYFQDDWKITRTLTLNLGVRIDFNQPAHEKWNRMNGPFDPKAKSSIAGQLSPASLAQYPQLANLSGSFTFAGVGGIPSTPANLNKKNWQPRIGFAYEMNPRLVMRGGVGLYYSNPTNDYFQSAGFFNTNYMVTAGDSPALQQPGRIPYTNVLANPYPDGIIAPTGSSAGSLTFAGKNNNWFDSGFQTPRVWSFSFGFQYQTSRNSNFEITYVGSRSQNLNMQKLYNIPSLDFRKQCNIQEGGSPGYCDANVTNPFKGIAAFKGTPFYLNDTISRFQLNRPFPQFNGDLTQMGRNDSNIWYNSVQLTYNLRLRGGLSLMTNYNFSKEVEKWGFNDPYRDVYQQGIYLNDRPHVFKFTTIYELPFGQGKKWGSGANGFTKKLISGWQATTFYTNQSGEPADLPGNVIQLKDPRTPGGGWDGSTDWKAYQPRAWNPCVLRQFNDGSIAPASFSLARGCGTDMSNYAWLQTASYAPRYTPSRSGQIRRHHAFSADASVTKMTNITERLRAQFGFEAFNLLNHNFFGRDQFVTDPTNPLFGTITPATVSTQNFLPRQIQIRMKLMW; this is encoded by the coding sequence ATGAAACGAAGAGTCGCGATAGCGATCGCACTCTTGTGTCTGGCCGCATTGTGCGCGCCAGCGCAGGAATTCCGCGCCACCATCTCGGGCCATGTCTTCGACGCGAGTGGTGGCGCCGTGCCGAGCGCCAAAATCCAGGCCGTGAATACGGCTACCAACGAAACCAGCACCGCCACCACAGACACATCGGGCAGCTATACCGTGCCCTTCCTTCGTCCCGGTGTCTACAAGGTGACCGTCACGGCTTCCGGATTCAAGCAGTCCGTCAAGGACGACGTGACACTACAGGTGGCGAGGGTCCTGGCGGTGGACTTCAACCTCGAAGTCGGCGCGGTGACCGAGTCGGTGGAAGTCTCCGCCGACGCGCTTACCCTGGAAACCCAGACCGCTTCCCGCTCGGGAGTGGTCACAACGCAGCAGGTGGCGGAGATGCCGCTGAACGCCCGCAATCCGTTCATGCTGGGCACAATGATGCCTGGAGTGACCTTCCGCGGCGCGGCCATCTGGCAGCGTCCGTTCGACAACGGCGCGATCGCGCAGTGGTCAGTGAACGGCAGCCGTGATTCGTCCACCGAGTTCATGATGGACGGGGCGTCCAACGGCGGCCAGATGGGCAGCAACAACATCGCGTACGTTCCGGTCGTCGATGCTGTTCAGGAGTTCACGATGCAGATGAACCTGTACAACGCCGAATACGGCCGTACGGGCGGCGGCATCATGAATGTGGTGCTGAAGAGCGGCACCAATACTTTCCACGCCACCGGCTGGGAGTACATGCGCCGCACTCAGCTCGACGCGAATACGTTCCAAAACAACGCCATTCCCGCGTCGGCCACCAACCCGTCCGGCGGCGCGCCCCGGCCCAACCACTACCTGGATCAATACGGATTCCAGGTGGAGGGTCCGGTCTACATACCCAAGTTGCTGCCGAAGGACGGCCGGGTGAAGCTGTTCTACATGGGCACCTTCGAGAATTACCGCGAAGGCACGCCCAACCCTCTGTTCGTCTCCTGGCCTACAACCGATATGCGCAATGGCGACTTTTCGAAGTTGACCAACGCCAGCGGGCAGGCGATCACGTTGTACAACCCTTACGACGCGACGCTGGATGCCAGCGGCAACCCGGTCCGCAAGCCTTTCGCCAACAACCAGATTCCGGCCAGCATGATGAGCCCGATCGCCAAGGCGGTGACGGCTTACATGCCGCTGCCGAATCAGCCAACGGCGGCCGGCAACCGCTACGGCACGCTCAATACCTACTATCCCGGCTACTTCGACGTCGACAAGTTCTACAACCTGATCCTCAAGTTCGACTGGAACTTCGGCGACAAGCACCGCGCGTTCTTCCGCCATGCGTCGAACGACCGCACGGAGGATCGTGCCTCAAATGGTATCGATAACGCTCCGGGCACGGATGGACAACAACCGTTCCAGCGCATCAACGATGCCTACGTGGCCGACTGGGTGGGCACCATCACTCCTACCTTCGTACTGAACGCGCGTGCCTCCTACAACCGCTTCATCGAGAAAGGCTTCGGCCGTGCGAATGAAGGCTTCGACGTTTCGAAGTTCGGTCTGCCTGCCTCTCTCATCTCTCAACTGCCGTCACCGATCTATTTCGGCCGCTGGAACTTCTACAACGGCAACAGCGGCACGACGAACATCTACAACCCATTAGGTCGCGGCCAGAGCAACAACTTCACCAATACCTACCAGTTGTCGTTCAACGCCACCAAGATCTCCGGCAAGCACACGATGAAGGCGGGCCTGGACATCCGCCAGATCAACTACCTGCAGCAGAACACCGGCGACATCCTGCAGTTCAATGCCTATTCCGGCTACACCCAGAAGAGCTGGAACCAAGCCGACTCCACCAGCGGTGATCCGTACGCGACGTTCCTGTTGGGCATCCCCGAAGGCAATTCGAACTATCCGTTGTTCCCCTGGTGGAAGCAGATTTACGCGGCGCCGTACTTCCAGGATGACTGGAAGATTACGCGCACCCTCACCCTGAACCTCGGCGTGCGTATCGATTTCAATCAGCCGGCCCACGAGAAATGGAACCGGATGAACGGACCGTTCGACCCGAAGGCGAAGAGCTCCATCGCGGGTCAGTTGTCGCCTGCCAGCCTCGCGCAGTATCCGCAACTCGCCAACCTGTCCGGCAGCTTCACGTTCGCTGGCGTGGGTGGCATCCCGAGCACCCCTGCCAATCTGAACAAGAAGAACTGGCAGCCTCGCATCGGGTTCGCCTACGAGATGAATCCGCGGCTGGTGATGCGCGGCGGCGTGGGCTTGTACTACTCCAACCCCACCAACGACTACTTCCAGAGCGCCGGCTTCTTCAACACCAACTACATGGTGACGGCAGGCGACTCGCCCGCCTTGCAGCAGCCGGGCCGCATCCCATACACCAATGTACTGGCCAACCCTTACCCGGATGGCATCATCGCGCCGACCGGTTCCTCGGCCGGATCCTTGACCTTCGCCGGCAAGAACAACAACTGGTTCGACTCCGGCTTCCAGACGCCGCGCGTGTGGTCGTTCTCGTTCGGATTCCAGTATCAGACTTCGAGGAACTCCAACTTCGAAATCACCTACGTCGGAAGCCGCAGCCAGAACCTCAACATGCAGAAGCTGTACAACATCCCCAGCCTGGATTTTCGCAAGCAGTGCAACATCCAGGAAGGCGGCAGCCCAGGCTATTGCGATGCGAACGTGACCAATCCCTTTAAGGGCATCGCCGCCTTCAAAGGCACACCGTTCTACCTGAACGACACGATCTCGCGCTTCCAGCTGAACCGGCCCTTCCCGCAGTTCAACGGAGACCTCACCCAGATGGGCCGCAACGATTCGAACATCTGGTACAACTCCGTGCAGCTCACTTACAACCTGCGCCTGCGCGGCGGCCTCAGCCTGATGACTAACTATAACTTCTCGAAGGAAGTGGAGAAGTGGGGCTTCAATGACCCCTATAGGGACGTCTATCAGCAGGGCATCTACCTCAATGACCGCCCGCATGTGTTCAAGTTCACCACCATCTACGAACTGCCCTTCGGCCAGGGCAAGAAGTGGGGTTCCGGCGCCAACGGGTTCACCAAAAAGCTGATCTCCGGCTGGCAGGCGACCACCTTCTACACCAACCAGTCCGGCGAACCGGCCGATTTGCCCGGCAACGTCATCCAGTTGAAGGATCCGCGGACGCCCGGCGGCGGTTGGGACGGCAGCACGGATTGGAAGGCCTACCAGCCTCGCGCGTGGAATCCCTGCGTGCTGCGCCAGTTCAACGACGGCAGCATCGCTCCGGCTTCGTTCAGCTTGGCGCGGGGTTGCGGCACCGACATGAGCAACTATGCCTGGCTGCAGACCGCGAGCTATGCTCCGCGCTACACGCCGTCCAGGTCTGGTCAGATCCGCCGCCATCACGCCTTCTCGGCCGATGCGTCGGTGACCAAGATGACCAACATCACGGAACGCCTGCGCGCGCAGTTCGGGTTCGAGGCGTTCAACCTCCTCAACCACAACTTCTTCGGACGCGACCAGTTTGTGACGGATCCGACCAATCCCTTGTTCGGGACGATCACTCCGGCCACGGTGTCAACGCAGAACTTCCTACCCCGGCAGATCCAGATCCGCATGAAGCTCATGTGGTAG
- a CDS encoding FG-GAP-like repeat-containing protein, which yields MRNAGRWAVVPVLLAAAALAPGQTPPREPHNEMQHDPGPMLPERPSPLRNALLLLREGKTTEARVELNELLKTSPDDAEIWYQIARSHLLDYYRERDLTKRRIALGLAMESLNGAVRKNPDHIPALRAKAILHARSELLYYDPNLAFELASKIAKLEPNANGYLLSLSEWMSGEVRFVQEGGHRVPHDPMIGIDRSVELLERVIDSTMPYSAEESAALFMMASTLSKRGNFLESNKYFAQAAARSKSAEKTAEILREVGANLYRQGQYIDAASQFYQTLQWHMNSVDQWLFWISLKQLKGGLPPLPQNVIFPATEVKVDPANPPLLAFENMAPEVGLDRKDGNGTVAWGDYDGDGKLDVFLAGSGAFIGVYHNDGGKFHEVTEEVGLAKVPSGYSLNLIDYDNDGKLDLYISLNGWSGPLRNKLFRNIGGKFVDVSKQSGADDPGDGFISLWGDLDNDGFLDLVIANGVLKDGSVPQIYHNNGNGTFTNITKAAGLDEPPAYGAIGIALGDYDKDGKLDILINGLEPAPNRLYHNDGNLHFTNVAEQAGVVQPTHNGFVCFFVDYNNDGFPDILTTSLADWSSTVEGLKQRYKPANLKAVHPDSNRLFRNNGNGTFTDVTWEAKLYFPMGTMGAGVGDLDNDGCIDFYFGTGDPQMSRLEPNRFFHNNCDGTFSDLTNYVGFARPGNKGHGVAFVDIDEDGDLDLYAQLGGHYPGDWANNAFYRNLKGNQNNWLQIDLTGVKSNRFAVGTQVTAKMGGSTVYREVKGSSGFGSTEPYRVHLGLAKHQTIDSLEIRWPSGLVQKFSGVAVNQAIALKEGDENWSKIR from the coding sequence ATGAGGAATGCCGGACGCTGGGCCGTCGTTCCCGTATTGCTGGCGGCCGCGGCCTTGGCGCCCGGGCAGACACCACCGCGAGAGCCGCACAACGAGATGCAGCACGATCCCGGGCCGATGCTGCCAGAACGGCCCTCTCCCCTGCGCAACGCCCTGCTGCTGCTGCGAGAAGGCAAGACCACCGAGGCGCGCGTCGAACTGAATGAGCTCTTGAAGACGTCGCCGGACGATGCGGAAATCTGGTACCAGATTGCCCGGTCGCACCTGCTGGACTACTACCGGGAACGGGACCTGACGAAGCGGCGCATCGCATTGGGCTTGGCCATGGAGTCGCTGAATGGGGCGGTCAGGAAGAACCCCGATCACATCCCGGCCCTGCGCGCCAAGGCAATTCTGCATGCGCGTTCTGAACTGCTCTATTACGATCCCAACCTCGCCTTTGAACTCGCGTCGAAGATCGCCAAGCTGGAGCCGAATGCGAACGGGTATCTGCTCAGCCTGTCGGAGTGGATGAGCGGTGAGGTGCGCTTTGTGCAGGAAGGCGGGCATCGCGTCCCGCACGACCCGATGATCGGCATCGATCGCTCGGTCGAACTGCTGGAGCGCGTCATCGACAGCACCATGCCGTACAGCGCCGAGGAGTCGGCGGCGCTATTCATGATGGCCAGTACGCTCTCCAAGCGCGGCAACTTCCTGGAGTCGAACAAGTACTTTGCGCAGGCGGCCGCGCGGTCGAAGTCGGCTGAGAAGACGGCGGAAATCCTCCGCGAAGTTGGAGCCAACCTCTATCGCCAGGGGCAGTACATTGATGCGGCCAGCCAGTTTTATCAGACGCTGCAATGGCACATGAACTCCGTGGATCAATGGCTGTTCTGGATCTCGCTGAAGCAGCTCAAGGGTGGACTGCCGCCTTTGCCCCAGAACGTCATCTTCCCCGCAACAGAGGTAAAGGTGGATCCGGCCAATCCACCTCTGCTGGCCTTCGAGAACATGGCGCCGGAAGTGGGGCTGGATCGTAAGGACGGCAACGGTACGGTTGCCTGGGGCGACTACGATGGCGACGGTAAGCTGGACGTGTTCCTGGCCGGCAGCGGCGCTTTCATCGGCGTCTATCACAACGATGGCGGCAAGTTCCACGAAGTGACCGAAGAAGTGGGCCTCGCAAAGGTGCCGTCCGGCTATAGCCTCAATCTGATCGACTACGACAACGATGGCAAGCTCGACCTGTACATCTCGCTGAACGGCTGGAGCGGGCCGCTACGCAACAAGCTCTTCCGCAATATCGGCGGCAAATTTGTGGACGTCTCGAAGCAGAGCGGAGCCGACGATCCGGGCGACGGGTTCATCTCGCTATGGGGCGACCTGGACAACGATGGGTTCCTGGACCTGGTGATCGCTAACGGTGTGCTGAAGGACGGCAGTGTTCCGCAGATCTATCACAACAACGGAAACGGCACGTTCACGAACATCACGAAGGCAGCGGGGCTCGACGAGCCGCCGGCATACGGCGCTATCGGCATTGCGTTGGGTGATTACGACAAAGACGGCAAGCTGGACATTCTGATTAACGGGCTGGAGCCGGCGCCGAACCGGCTCTATCACAACGACGGCAACCTGCACTTCACGAACGTGGCCGAGCAAGCAGGTGTCGTGCAGCCTACACACAACGGGTTTGTCTGCTTCTTCGTCGACTACAACAACGACGGGTTTCCGGATATCCTCACGACCAGCCTGGCCGACTGGAGTTCTACGGTCGAAGGACTGAAACAACGATACAAGCCGGCGAACCTGAAGGCCGTGCATCCCGACTCCAACCGCCTGTTCCGCAATAATGGCAACGGCACGTTCACCGATGTGACCTGGGAGGCGAAGCTGTACTTCCCCATGGGTACGATGGGCGCCGGGGTCGGAGATCTGGACAACGACGGCTGCATCGACTTTTACTTCGGCACCGGCGATCCGCAGATGAGCCGGCTGGAACCGAATCGCTTCTTCCACAATAACTGCGACGGCACATTCTCGGATCTGACGAACTATGTCGGCTTTGCGCGGCCCGGCAACAAGGGCCACGGTGTGGCGTTTGTCGACATCGATGAGGACGGGGATCTGGATCTGTATGCCCAGCTCGGCGGCCACTATCCGGGCGACTGGGCCAACAATGCGTTCTACCGGAACCTGAAGGGCAACCAGAACAACTGGCTGCAGATCGACCTGACAGGCGTGAAGAGCAACCGGTTCGCGGTCGGCACCCAGGTAACGGCGAAGATGGGCGGATCCACGGTCTATCGAGAAGTGAAGGGCAGCTCGGGCTTCGGTTCCACCGAACCGTATCGGGTGCATTTGGGCTTGGCGAAGCACCAGACGATTGATTCACTGGAGATCCGCTGGCCCAGCGGCCTGGTGCAGAAGTTCAGCGGTGTGGCGGTAAACCAGGCCATCGCTTTGAAGGAAGGCGATGAGAACTGGAGCAAGATCCGGTAG
- the crcB gene encoding fluoride efflux transporter CrcB, protein MSYIWIAVGAGLGGMLRYWVSGVVARFGPDTFPLGTMLINISGSMFIGFFAALTGPQGRLLVAQNTRLFVMTGLCGGFTTFSSFSLETLRLMQDRQWGLATVNVLGSVALCLLGVWLGNQLAAVLNQR, encoded by the coding sequence GTGAGCTACATATGGATTGCCGTCGGAGCCGGTCTGGGTGGTATGCTCCGCTACTGGGTATCGGGAGTGGTGGCTCGATTCGGGCCGGACACCTTCCCCTTGGGCACGATGCTGATCAATATCAGCGGCTCGATGTTCATCGGTTTCTTCGCCGCGCTGACAGGGCCGCAGGGCCGCCTGCTTGTGGCGCAGAACACGCGGCTGTTCGTGATGACGGGGCTCTGCGGCGGGTTCACGACGTTCTCGTCCTTCAGCCTGGAGACACTACGGCTGATGCAGGACAGGCAGTGGGGGCTGGCAACAGTAAACGTGCTGGGTTCGGTGGCGCTATGTCTGCTGGGCGTCTGGCTGGGCAACCAACTGGCCGCTGTGTTGAATCAGAGGTAA
- a CDS encoding DUF190 domain-containing protein, which produces MNIPEDAIQLRIFLGENDRCGHRPLYEAIVLKARELQLAGATVLRGPMGFGRSSRLHTAKLERLSEDMPFLVEIVDSKENIEAFLPVLDGMITAGSSSVLVTWEGVKVLRYGKVS; this is translated from the coding sequence ATGAATATTCCAGAAGATGCGATTCAACTGCGGATCTTCCTCGGAGAGAACGACCGTTGCGGGCACCGGCCGTTGTATGAGGCGATTGTCCTGAAGGCGCGGGAGCTGCAACTGGCAGGAGCTACGGTGCTGCGCGGCCCGATGGGTTTCGGGCGGTCGAGCCGGCTGCACACGGCCAAGCTGGAGCGATTGAGCGAAGACATGCCGTTCCTGGTGGAAATCGTCGATTCGAAAGAAAACATCGAGGCGTTTCTGCCGGTGCTGGATGGGATGATCACAGCGGGTTCGTCCAGCGTGCTGGTGACGTGGGAGGGCGTAAAAGTGCTGAGGTATGGAAAGGTGTCATGA
- a CDS encoding alpha-L-fucosidase has product MVLSRRNALGLLAAAPGLRLAQAQGQDAKPEIAKGAFAGTSESLKPVAAPEWFRDAKFGIWAHWGPQSQTEAGDWYAKRMYEEGSKQYQFHLKTYGHPSKFGFKDIIPTWKAEQFDAEHLMDLYQKAGAKYFVSMGVHHDNFDLWNSKFNRWNSVNMGPKKDVVGMFQKAAQKRGLKFGVSEHLAVSYHWYQTSHLSDKEGPQKGVPYDGANKQFWDYYHEGHEVPMRPGSTRTDDWSPVNVPLKWKQHYFNRIKDLVDNYHPDLLYTDGPIFFEEWGLSLIAHLYNESAKKNKGKVDAVYCSKLNRQINGVLAGILDVERGLLDKIADQPWQTDTCIGGWHYNREIKYKSAKTVVDLLVDIVSRNGNLLLNFPLPGSGVLDGEELKTLDGITKWMAVNHEGIYGSRPWKMFGDGPGTGASAQGGGNFNERNRKDLSPQDARFTTKGSTLYAFVMGVPDKEALIPALAPGGANNVGRIRNVELVGFKGKVKFTQDAAGLKVELPETKPCEHALTFKIVGA; this is encoded by the coding sequence ATGGTACTCAGCAGACGCAACGCACTCGGATTATTGGCCGCGGCACCAGGACTGCGGCTCGCACAGGCACAGGGACAGGACGCGAAACCGGAGATCGCGAAGGGCGCCTTCGCGGGCACGAGTGAGTCTCTGAAACCGGTGGCGGCGCCGGAGTGGTTCCGCGACGCCAAGTTCGGAATCTGGGCGCACTGGGGTCCGCAGTCGCAGACCGAAGCGGGCGACTGGTATGCGAAGCGGATGTACGAAGAGGGCTCGAAGCAATATCAGTTTCATCTGAAGACTTACGGGCATCCCTCGAAGTTCGGCTTCAAGGACATCATCCCGACGTGGAAGGCGGAGCAGTTCGATGCCGAGCACCTGATGGACCTGTACCAGAAGGCGGGCGCGAAGTACTTCGTGTCGATGGGTGTCCACCACGACAACTTCGACCTATGGAACTCGAAATTCAACCGCTGGAATTCGGTGAACATGGGCCCGAAGAAGGACGTTGTGGGCATGTTCCAGAAGGCGGCACAGAAGCGGGGCCTGAAGTTCGGCGTAAGCGAGCACCTGGCCGTGAGCTACCACTGGTACCAGACGAGCCACCTGAGCGACAAGGAGGGTCCGCAGAAGGGTGTGCCGTACGACGGCGCGAACAAGCAGTTCTGGGACTACTATCACGAAGGGCACGAGGTGCCGATGCGGCCGGGCAGTACGCGGACCGACGATTGGAGTCCGGTGAACGTGCCGTTGAAATGGAAGCAGCACTACTTCAACCGGATCAAGGATCTGGTGGACAACTATCATCCCGACCTGCTGTACACGGACGGGCCGATCTTCTTCGAGGAATGGGGACTCAGCTTAATCGCGCACCTCTACAACGAGAGTGCGAAAAAGAACAAAGGTAAGGTGGACGCCGTTTACTGCAGCAAGCTGAACCGCCAGATCAACGGCGTCCTGGCAGGCATCCTGGACGTGGAGCGTGGCCTGCTCGACAAGATCGCGGATCAACCCTGGCAGACGGACACCTGCATCGGCGGATGGCACTACAACCGTGAGATCAAGTACAAGTCAGCCAAGACCGTGGTGGATCTGCTGGTGGACATCGTGAGCCGCAACGGCAACCTGCTGCTGAACTTCCCACTACCGGGCAGCGGGGTGCTGGACGGCGAAGAACTGAAGACGCTGGACGGCATCACGAAGTGGATGGCCGTGAATCACGAAGGCATCTACGGCTCGCGACCGTGGAAGATGTTCGGAGACGGCCCGGGCACCGGCGCATCGGCTCAGGGCGGCGGGAACTTCAACGAACGGAATCGCAAGGACCTGAGTCCGCAGGACGCGCGGTTCACCACCAAGGGGTCTACGCTCTACGCATTCGTGATGGGCGTGCCGGACAAGGAGGCACTCATCCCGGCTCTGGCGCCCGGTGGCGCGAACAATGTGGGCAGGATCCGCAATGTGGAGTTGGTCGGATTCAAGGGGAAGGTGAAGTTCACGCAGGATGCGGCGGGGCTGAAGGTGGAGTTGCCCGAGACGAAACCGTGTGAGCACGCACTCACGTTCAAGATTGTTGGCGCGTAA
- a CDS encoding serine hydrolase, which translates to MKLLAACYLVCLTVAAQTEPPALLEKKTLSKLESIDALFDGVLGVTAIDLKSGRTFSLHGDLLTTQASLIKIPILVTAFQAVHAGSLNLDRKYTMTSKDAVGGSGTLDARLAQGPVELSMMDLLTLMIRDSDNTATNRVISLVTIQRVNALMLQLGLPNTRLRRIMMDSESAKKDAENTSTPVEMARLVEMIYRNKVVTPAACRQMIDLLKLVKADFRMALPAQVEVASKTGEVPGVHTEAGIVFLEGRPYVLSVMASLAAGNSNPIRDVVEAVHAHFVRLANSNRYGHRVSDPLF; encoded by the coding sequence GTGAAGCTTCTCGCCGCCTGCTATCTTGTATGCCTGACCGTGGCTGCCCAGACCGAGCCTCCAGCCCTGCTCGAAAAGAAGACCCTCTCCAAACTGGAGTCCATTGACGCTTTATTCGATGGTGTCCTCGGCGTCACCGCCATCGATCTGAAATCCGGCCGTACGTTTTCTCTGCACGGCGACCTGCTCACCACCCAGGCGAGCCTCATCAAAATCCCGATCCTCGTTACTGCGTTTCAGGCAGTTCACGCCGGCTCCCTCAACCTCGACCGCAAATACACGATGACCTCGAAAGACGCGGTCGGCGGCAGCGGCACCCTCGACGCCCGCCTCGCCCAGGGGCCCGTGGAACTCTCCATGATGGACCTGCTCACGCTGATGATCCGCGACTCGGATAACACGGCCACTAACCGCGTCATCTCTCTGGTCACCATCCAGCGCGTGAATGCGCTCATGTTGCAGTTGGGTCTGCCGAACACCCGCCTGCGACGCATCATGATGGACTCCGAGTCAGCCAAGAAGGACGCCGAGAATACGTCGACACCGGTTGAGATGGCCCGGCTGGTTGAGATGATCTATCGCAACAAGGTGGTGACGCCCGCGGCGTGCCGCCAGATGATCGACTTACTGAAACTCGTGAAGGCGGATTTCCGCATGGCCTTGCCGGCCCAGGTGGAGGTCGCTTCCAAGACCGGTGAAGTGCCGGGGGTCCATACCGAGGCCGGCATCGTCTTCCTGGAAGGCCGGCCCTACGTGTTGAGTGTCATGGCTTCTCTGGCCGCCGGCAACTCCAACCCCATTCGCGATGTCGTGGAAGCCGTGCACGCGCATTTCGTGCGGCTCGCCAACAGCAACCGCTACGGCCATCGTGTCTCCGATCCGCTTTTCTAG
- a CDS encoding glycoside hydrolase family 27 protein yields MSATKSVLVLGVLGLAWGQAPTPPMGWNSWDCYGTTVTEAEVKANAEYMARHLAQHGWKYVVVDIQWSDAQAKAHGYRANAELNVDGFGRLLPAENRFPSSSDGQGFKPLADEIHKLGLKFGIHIMRGIPRQAVRANTPIQGTQWKAEDVADRGSTCQWNSDMYGVNVTKEGGQAYYDSIVKMYAEWGVDFIKADDMARPLHAGEIEALDKAIKKSGRPMVLSLSPGPADVKQAAFYAAHAQMWRVSDDFWDRWVDLKKNFDLMAPWSGYSKANSWPDGDMLPLGRIGIRAERGDDRRSRFTKDEQQTLMSLWAIARSPLMFGGDLPSNDPATLALITNDEALAVNQKGARPRELFRKGESIAWVSDAADGRSKYLAVFHAGEGPTLDVRVDWAEIGLQGTCVVRDLWKKADMGRVSEGRTFSLGPHASGLYRITPAR; encoded by the coding sequence ATGTCTGCGACGAAGTCCGTTTTGGTTCTAGGCGTACTGGGATTGGCGTGGGGTCAAGCGCCCACACCACCGATGGGTTGGAATAGCTGGGACTGCTATGGGACGACGGTGACCGAGGCCGAAGTGAAGGCCAACGCCGAGTATATGGCAAGGCATCTGGCTCAGCACGGCTGGAAGTACGTCGTGGTGGACATCCAGTGGTCCGACGCGCAGGCGAAGGCGCACGGATACCGCGCCAATGCCGAGTTGAATGTGGACGGATTCGGGCGACTTCTGCCGGCCGAGAACCGCTTCCCGTCGTCCAGCGACGGTCAGGGTTTCAAGCCGCTGGCGGATGAGATTCACAAGCTGGGGTTGAAGTTCGGAATCCACATTATGCGCGGGATTCCGCGGCAGGCGGTGCGAGCCAACACGCCCATTCAGGGGACGCAATGGAAGGCGGAAGATGTGGCGGACCGCGGCTCCACCTGCCAGTGGAACTCGGATATGTACGGCGTCAATGTGACGAAGGAGGGCGGGCAGGCCTACTACGACTCGATTGTGAAGATGTATGCCGAGTGGGGTGTGGACTTCATCAAGGCCGACGACATGGCACGGCCTCTGCATGCGGGCGAGATCGAGGCGCTGGACAAGGCGATCAAAAAGAGTGGGCGGCCGATGGTATTGAGCCTTTCGCCTGGTCCGGCGGATGTGAAGCAGGCGGCCTTCTATGCGGCGCATGCGCAGATGTGGCGCGTGTCGGACGATTTCTGGGACCGCTGGGTGGACCTGAAGAAGAACTTCGATCTCATGGCGCCGTGGAGCGGGTACAGCAAGGCGAATTCGTGGCCGGACGGAGACATGCTGCCGCTGGGGCGCATCGGGATTCGGGCGGAGCGCGGCGACGACCGGCGGTCGCGGTTTACGAAAGACGAGCAGCAGACGCTGATGAGCCTCTGGGCGATCGCGCGGTCGCCGCTGATGTTCGGCGGGGACCTGCCCAGCAACGATCCCGCGACTCTCGCGCTGATCACAAACGATGAAGCCTTAGCGGTGAATCAGAAGGGGGCGCGGCCGCGCGAACTGTTCCGCAAGGGAGAGTCGATCGCCTGGGTGTCGGATGCCGCGGACGGGCGGTCGAAGTACCTGGCGGTATTCCACGCGGGCGAGGGCCCCACCCTGGACGTGCGGGTGGACTGGGCCGAGATCGGCCTGCAGGGCACTTGCGTGGTGAGGGATCTGTGGAAGAAGGCGGATATGGGCCGCGTGAGCGAAGGGCGGACGTTTTCGCTAGGTCCGCATGCGTCCGGATTGTACCGGATCACACCCGCCAGATGA